A window of Sphingobacterium kitahiroshimense genomic DNA:
GGTATGCTGACAGATCTAGATACTAATCGGCTGATTATTAAAACCTCTAGATTCCAAGTAGACCTTAATAGACCTATTCAAGATTCCGTATATCTACGCCCTGATCAGGCATGGGGGCTTAATGTATGGAAGCAACCTCCTACTAAGACAATCTTAGCACAACTCAAACAATCTTATCATTATATTCAAAAAGTTCTTTCGGGCATGATTGAAAAAAGCATTCAGCAAAATGGGTATTTTATCATTTATGATATCCATAGTTACAATGCTAAACGATCGGGTCCTGATGAAACAGTCGACACCTACGCAAATCCAGAGATAAATATTGGAACGATCAACAATAAAGGTATTTGGAGGCCTTTGATCGACTCATTTGTAAAATACTTGAAAGAACACAATATAAATGAAAACCAGATCGACGTACGTGAGAACGTCAAATTTTCAGGTGGTTATCTTTCCAAATGGGTCACCAGTAAATATGGTCAGAAAGGATGTGTACTTTCTATTGAGTTTCGTAAAGACTTTATGAATGAATGGAC
This region includes:
- a CDS encoding N-formylglutamate amidohydrolase; this translates as MEIEYVLEEKGGPVLALAIHDGHQIAPQLSPIMSLSESERLREEDPYTGMLTDLDTNRLIIKTSRFQVDLNRPIQDSVYLRPDQAWGLNVWKQPPTKTILAQLKQSYHYIQKVLSGMIEKSIQQNGYFIIYDIHSYNAKRSGPDETVDTYANPEINIGTINNKGIWRPLIDSFVKYLKEHNINENQIDVRENVKFSGGYLSKWVTSKYGQKGCVLSIEFRKDFMNEWTGTPNLDHIESLKKLLRSSVSYIKNSYQSHYGSK